One genomic segment of Natrialbaceae archaeon AArc-T1-2 includes these proteins:
- a CDS encoding DUF547 domain-containing protein encodes MERPNVANDPERTSRRLLSRIADGGGDGPARETLRRFDPDRLEAALDGPDVRTAFWLNVYNAFSQLLLSEYDGQSVDEGLFDVPFAFARTELSLNDVEHAILRNGDPSGLAYEPTAPAAFTARFRVGRTDPRIHFALNCGARSCPPIRWYTSESLERELECASEQYLSSAVEYDATTGTVSVPELFEWFAPDFGGESGVVSFLRSYGAVPDAADPRLEYREWDWTVVAGNVACGDA; translated from the coding sequence ATGGAACGGCCGAACGTGGCGAACGATCCCGAGCGAACGTCGAGACGCCTGCTCTCTCGAATCGCCGACGGAGGTGGAGACGGACCGGCACGGGAGACGCTTCGTCGATTCGACCCGGACCGTCTCGAGGCGGCGCTCGACGGACCGGACGTTCGGACGGCGTTTTGGCTCAACGTCTACAACGCGTTCTCCCAGCTGTTGCTCTCCGAATACGACGGACAATCCGTCGACGAGGGGCTGTTCGACGTCCCGTTCGCGTTCGCCCGTACCGAACTCTCGCTCAACGACGTCGAACACGCGATCTTGCGAAACGGCGACCCGTCGGGACTCGCCTACGAACCGACCGCACCGGCCGCGTTCACCGCGAGGTTCCGCGTCGGTCGGACCGACCCCAGGATCCACTTCGCGCTCAACTGCGGTGCGAGGAGCTGTCCGCCGATCCGGTGGTACACGTCCGAATCGCTCGAGCGAGAACTCGAATGCGCGAGCGAGCAGTATCTCTCCAGTGCGGTCGAGTACGACGCCACGACCGGGACTGTCTCGGTGCCGGAGCTGTTCGAGTGGTTCGCACCGGATTTCGGCGGCGAGTCGGGCGTCGTCTCGTTTCTTCGCTCTTACGGCGCGGTTCCGGACGCCGCCGACCCCCGACTCGAGTACCGCGAGTGGGACTGGACGGTAGTCGCCGGGAACGTCGCTTGCGGAGACGCCTGA